CTCgctactgcatgcatgcagacaCGTCATGTCAGCACCataggcatgcatgcaatgcaacgAAAACAAGTACTGTACATTTACTTAGAGCATATCGAAAAATGCATTTGCCATATGTAAAATAATTAATTGCCTCGACTCGAATCGATGATGCATCCGGCCGGAGTGTACAATTAGCATATACTAGGCCTCTATCAGTCCTTGTGATATATGCATGGTGGCCGTCAAGCATATGGAcattatagaaaaaaaaactcttttgATTTATAAAGGAATCGATCAATGTTTTCTTGGACCACGAGCTAGCTAGAGCCCTCGTGTTGCATATTTGCATTGCTCTAGCTACTGTTTGATTTTGATGTAGTACGAGTACGTCCAGAATTAGAGATCGATCCGTTCACTGGGATCCTTTTTTTAGGACTATTAGTACTGATTAGCTAGGATATGCCTACGTGCGTACGGGGTTAGGAGTAGCAGTTAGCTgcacaagaaagaagaaatagaATCAAAATCCTTGAATCCATATTCACGTACGCTGTGCATGTTTAATTAACTTGTCACGTGTATTATAGATCATCTCTCTTCTTCGTCAGCTACTGGACCGATTAAATTGAATCAAGTAGGCAGCATGCAGTCACGGGCGGAGGCATGAAAAAAACACAGGGAGGACCAGAATAGaagagatgattttttttatgaaaaagGGATGCGAAGCATAAAAACTAAACTTTATAGGATAAAATTGCAAAGGTTACGAGAAGATTTAAATACAAATTCTAAATATTAAGGGAGCCAGGGTCTGTGCTGGCCTGGGTGCTCCCTCCGCCCCTGCATGCAGTGTGTATGCTGAATCGATCGAGGAAGTCACATCGATCGGCTGGATTtggatcacatgcatgtagTACGTGCCAACTATGCATGATCCGTGCGTGCGTGTTCGTTCGTTTCACGTCATGTTTTGTGTTTGTTGTAAGGCATATATATATCTCGACGCTCCTAATTAAGTGGCGTCACAATTATGCATgtagtataatttttgtaacactaATCTATACACAAACTCTAAACTTTAATTTGAAATACTCCAAATTAAAGACAATGCGTTGCACGACATGAATTTAAGACACAACTAATCGATCGGTAggtttctgaaaaaaaaagctgcctAGTGCTGATTACGAGCATGCACCGGATGTTTAACCGGGCTAGCTAGGAAGAAGGAAGAATCCAAAAGGCTGTATCCGAGTCATGTGGAGCATCCAGCGTCTCCATGCCCCCACTCTTGACATGAAAAGCCTTCCTCCGTCCGGGCCCTGACCCTCCCGACGACAAGCACGAACCCAAAGTTGTTCAGCCACAGAGCACGAAAGCCCTCCCGCCGCCCAGTGGGCCTGGACGGAGGTCCACTAGGTCCTTTCTTGGGCCTGTTCACCCGTCAAGGCCCAAGTGGGACTGGTACAGCGGCCTTCTAACTGGAGTGAACAGATGTTTAAGTAGTCCCACACGGCTGCTGTACGAATGGGCACATTCGCTTTTTACTAAAGAATGCCGTGTGCACGCCACAATCAAGCAGCATACGCTTATTTTTGCAGGGCCCCCTTCTCTCTTTCTGAAAGGAGGGTCCCACAATTTTCAAATTCTACAAATTTCGTTGGAACTGTTCTGttataattttgatttttggccTGTTCATTTCAGAAAGTCTGACAACAATGTATACACTTTGTTCATCAGTGTTAGCACAACCAGAGACTTTTCCAAAGATTACATTCGGTACACTAGATTCACAATACATGTCTTTTGTCCAATAAATAAATCGAAAACAGAGATGCAAATGAGACATAGCCACAAACCCTTCACGTTTTCAATTTCAAGAATTTGCTGGCTGTGGGAGCACTCATCTTTACATTGCCGCTATAATAACCATCTACATCTTCAAACTTGGAAGCCACAACCCAACAACTTTTCAGGATCAGGagcaaaacaaatcaaacgaaAGAATCCCATAATCACAACAGGTAGGGGAGTGGACTGCTCGAAGTCTAGCTCCACCATCAGCTAGATTCAGCAGACATGATCTCCAGCTCCGCCCACCAGAGCGGCGACACCTTCGGGGTCACGCCCTCTGGCCCCAGCGCCGTGATCTCCTTCATCCGAGCCGCAACCTGCACCATCTCCGGTCTCTTGCTTGGATCTTGGTCGACGCAGGACTTCGCGACATCGCACAATTCCCTCGCAGCCTCCTCAGGGAATGAACCCAGGCTTGAGTCAATCAGCTCTGCAAGAGGCATCTTGCCTTCGAAGTACAGAGATGCCCACTGTTCCAGTGGTTCATCTTGCTCTGGGAAGGGTGCTCTTCCCGTTAGTATCTCCAGCAATACCATGCCATACTGATGCACGAGGCTGGCTCTGTCTAGCGTGGTGCAGTCGTCGGTGGTCCCGTTCCAGAAATCGAGATCTGAAACCTTTGCAGCGAAATCGTCGGTGAGATAGATGGTCGTCGAGTTGAAGTTCCTTGGCAGAGCAGGTGGGTTCAGCTTGTGCATGTGCTCTAGGCAGTAAGCTATCCCCATCGATATCCTGAGCCGGGCCATCCAGTCCAAGTTCTCAGCTTCTCTAACTGCAACACAATCAAAGGCACTGTCATATACTGCTACAAGTACTCTGTTATGCTGGCTGTTTCTTTAATGGAAATCGATGGGGGAGACCCATTGTttagaataaaataaaatactgtTACTGAGTATGTAGGCTATAACAACAATTATATTGCCTGGTCAATAAATCAAGCAAAGTTTGGTTTCCCACACATGCTTAAACTAAAAGTTTTTGGAACTCTAGAAAATTTGAAGCGTTTGCATATTGTAGGAACCATTCtgttcatgaaaaaaaaatagtacgtAACAGCAGCAAGGACGCACTTACCATGCAGATGCTCAAAAAGAGTCCCATTTGGAGCATATTCAAACACCATAGCTCTGGTGAAAGGATTTTCTTCTTCACAATAGCCAAGCAGATTTATAAAATTCTTGTGGCCCACTTTGGATAAACTTGAGATCTGAGAACCATAACCGTTCCAGTCAATTAGTATTATGTAGAATATATATGTGTGCACAAGGAGGTTAGTTGTAGGTTCAACGTTACCTTTTTCCTGTACTGGGATTCACATTCTTTTGACCAATCCTTCCCAGATGTTACTGAACTTGACACTACTGCTATTTCAACGCCGCTAGATAAAGTTCCCTTATACAGCATGCAGCTAGCCGTGGAACCAATTATATTGCTGAAATCCTCACAGGCTGCTTCTAGCTCTGACCGTTTCAATGAAGGTACACCTGAAGACATGATTGATCATTGTAAGGTGCAACCGAAGCACTAGGTATACAATAACAAATACACATGAATAGAAAGAAGGATACCTGTCACAAATGCTCGCTGCAGTTGCCCACTTAGCCCTGTTACCCAAGGCTTTACAGTCCCCACTTTCTTTGCTCGGCAGTATACGACAAATGCTGCTGTCATGACTAGAAAAACCGCACTCCCAGCTGTGACCAAACCGTAGCCTCTCCACGAATTCTTATGCAAAGTTTGAACTGGAGCATCAGGTTGAGGATCATGCTTTGCCTGTGGGGTGGAAGGCAAGGGCCTCACCACAGGTGGAGGAGCTGTCAATGGATGCAAATTTGAAGGGGATGGTGATGGTGAGGCTTTAGGTGGAGCGTTGAACGGCGAGGGTGATGGAGCAGGCGACGGTGCCCTTCTGTGGTGCTTGTGCTTCTTACGATCAGGGGCTCGCATAGGCGGAAGGGGAAGTGAAGGAATACGGTTTCCACCACCTGTCTGTAGTAGTCTTCTCGAATGCAAACTTCTTATGCTTCTGGACACGAatcaaaataaagaaaatgtgAGTATATTTTACTGCCTCTTATGTTCACGCTGAAGATACCTTacagcaaaagaaagaaaaacacttGGATCATGAATCGATACAAGTATGTAAGAACAACTATTCAGGTATGCTATGCGTATCTTTATCTCGAGCTGTATACGGTATCAAAACAGTGTTAATGCCGATTTATTCATTTTAGACATTCACATGATTAATACCAGAAGAAATGCATTCAAGTATCCCCAGATTTGCGCCACAATTTCTTTCCCCTTCTCTCTCAAGAAACAATAATTTCGCGGCACCTTTTCTTTCCCACCTTCTCTCTCACCAAAGAAACAATAATTTTGTGCCACCTATGTACCTACCGGTTGATAAAATTAGATCATGTCGAGAACTTCTCTCTTACGCTATCTCCCACATGACATCCAAGCAATTTACAGTTATACAGTACTGCCCAAGAACTCATGAAATttgctgctgatgctgatgcagATTCACACAAGGCACTCACCTAAGATCAACAGGAGCACCCCCACGCGTGCTCCATCCGTCGGTACCAGCTCCTTCAAAGCCCCCAATCGCTGCACCAAAAGCACAAGCCTAAATCAGCTCACcaaaaaggaaggaagaaagaaacaaggatGAAGGGAAATCCAAGAACAAGACGAACCTGCGCTGCCATGGGCGGCGAGAGGGCAAGAAACCGAGACGAGGAGTAgcacaggaagaagaaggttgtGAAGATGCAAATTAGAAGAAGGTGGCTGCTCCATTAGT
This is a stretch of genomic DNA from Brachypodium distachyon strain Bd21 chromosome 1, Brachypodium_distachyon_v3.0, whole genome shotgun sequence. It encodes these proteins:
- the LOC100838529 gene encoding protein MALE DISCOVERER 2, with amino-acid sequence MEQPPSSNLHLHNLLLPVLLLVSVSCPLAAHGSAAIGGFEGAGTDGWSTRGGAPVDLRSIRSLHSRRLLQTGGGNRIPSLPLPPMRAPDRKKHKHHRRAPSPAPSPSPFNAPPKASPSPSPSNLHPLTAPPPVVRPLPSTPQAKHDPQPDAPVQTLHKNSWRGYGLVTAGSAVFLVMTAAFVVYCRAKKVGTVKPWVTGLSGQLQRAFVTGVPSLKRSELEAACEDFSNIIGSTASCMLYKGTLSSGVEIAVVSSSVTSGKDWSKECESQYRKKISSLSKVGHKNFINLLGYCEEENPFTRAMVFEYAPNGTLFEHLHVREAENLDWMARLRISMGIAYCLEHMHKLNPPALPRNFNSTTIYLTDDFAAKVSDLDFWNGTTDDCTTLDRASLVHQYGMVLLEILTGRAPFPEQDEPLEQWASLYFEGKMPLAELIDSSLGSFPEEAARELCDVAKSCVDQDPSKRPEMVQVAARMKEITALGPEGVTPKVSPLWWAELEIMSAESS